TACCTCCCCTGAGTCCCCTCCTTACAAGGAGGGGATATTCTCAAACCAATTTTTAAAAAAATTAGCTTTCTGCCTTTTCGATAATCTGAGGTAAGTTTTTGAAAATGTCTGCTGTCATCTTGTCCAGATCGAACTCATGCTTCCAACCCCAGTCGGAACGGGCTGCCGAATCATCAATGCTATCGGGCCAGGAGGAGGCGATCTCCTGCCGGTAGTCCGGTTCATATTCAATTTCAAAACCGGGAATCTGTTTTTTGATGGATTTGGCAATCTCCTCCGGCGTAAAACTGATCGCCGAGACATTGTAGCTTGTTCGCACTTTCACCTTTTCTTCAGGAACCTGCATCAGATCGATCGTAGCTTTTACTGCATCGCTCATATACATCATTGGAAGGGCTGCATCCGCTTCCAGAAAACATGAGAACTTTTCACCTGCCAGTGCTTTGTGGTAAATATCCACAGCATAGTCTGTCGTACCGCCACCGGGCAGAGATTTGTAGCCAATCAAACCGGGATAGCGAAGACTGCGCACATCCACGCCAAACTTGTTGTAGAAATAGGCACACCACTGCTCACCTGCTACTTTCGTAATTCCATAAACCGTGGTTGGATTGGTTGCGGTGTTTTGCGGCGTATCTTTTTTGGGTGCATCGGGACCAAAAACGGCAATTGAGCTTGGCCAAAAAATTCTCTCCAAATTTTTCTCCCTCGCAATATTCAGCACATTGAGAAGGCCATCCATGTTGAGCCTCCAGGCCAGATCGATATTTTTTTCTGCATTAGCTGAAAGCAGAGCAGCAAGATGATAAATAACAGTAATATTATACTTCTCGATTACCTCTTCAATTCGTGCTTTATCCATCACATCCAGCTGTTCAAACGGTCCATCACCAATCGGCTCACGAATATCGGATGCAACTACATTCTCTGTCCCATAGATATTTCTCAATTCTGTGGTCAGCTCACTTCCCAGCTGCCCGCAGGCTCCGGTTATTAAGATTTTACTCATTATACAATCTAAATTATTCTCAATTTCAGTTATGGTAGAATTCTCCCCTCCTGTGTAAGGAGGGGATTAAGGGGAGGTAGCCCCTCAAGCATCATCAATTGTAAGTCCAAACTCTTTAGCCCGGACTATAAATACTCTTTCAAGGTGTTTCAAAACGGTTTCGTAATCTTCATTAAAATCTGAATTTTGAATCCTCACCATTTTAATCCCAAGTTCATTCACATAGCCATTTTTAGCATTATCAGCTTTCTTTTTATCAGAAAAGTGATGGACATCTCCATCAACTTCAATAGCCAGCTTTAACTCCGGACAATAGAAATCGATAATATAGTTACCAACTCCAAATTGTCTTCTTACTTTAAAACCAAACATTTTCTTCCCCTTCAGATCACTCCAAAGACGCACTTCCCATTTTGTCATATTCTTCCGAAGATAACGGCGTTGGTTTTTGGTCTTTTTGGGATTTAACATTGCTCTATCACGGAAAATTGATGGCCTGAGTTGTAATTCAAGGAGGCAACCTCCCCTGTCCCCTCCTTGCTCAGGAGGGGAACTCCCTAACCATGTTCTAATCAATAACACCCAGTTCTTTCCCAACTTCTGTAAATGCCTCGATCGCTTTATCAAGATGCTCTTTTTCATGGATAGCCGATAATTGAACCCGAATCCTTGCTTCGCCTTTTGGTACAACCGGGTAGTAAAAACCGATCACATAAATTCCTTTCTCGAGAAGTTTTTCGGCAAAATCCTGCGATACTTTCGCATCGTACAGCATCACCGGCACAATTGGATGATTCCCCGGCTTGATATCAAATCCGGCATCTGTCATCGCTTTTCGGAAATAGGTGGTGTTATCTTCCAGCTTGTCTCTCAATTCCGTTGTTTCACTCAACAGTTTTAACACTTCAATGGATGCCCCGGTGATGGCAGGAGCCAGTGTATTTGAAAAGAGGTACGGACGTGAACGCTGTCGCAACATATCTACAATCTCTTTGTGGGCAGCCGTAAATCCGCCGGATGCACCGCCAAGTGCCTTACCCAGCGTTCCTGTGATGATATCCACCCTACCCATCACATCTCTGTATTCGTGTACTCCACGACCGGTTTTACCGACAAATCCGGTAGAGTGGCACTCGTCACTCATCACCAAAGCGTCATACTTATCGGCCAGGTCGCAAATTTTGTCAAGCTGAGCAATGGTTCCGTCCATCGAGAAGACTCCGTCTGTGGCGATGATTTTTGTCCGCGCACCGGATGCTGCTTTCAGCTGCTCTTCAAGATCCGCCATATCGTTGTGCTTGTACACGTATCGCTGCGCCTTGCACAACCGAACACCATCAATAATAGAAGCGTGATTCAGCTGATCGGAAATAATGGCGTCCTCTTTTCCAAGAAGCGGCTCAAACACTCCTCCGTTAGCATCAAATGCAGCAGCGTAAAGAATCGTATCCTCTGTGCCTAAAAACTCCGAGATTTTTGCTTCCAGCTCTTTGTGAATCGTCTGCGTACCGCAAATGAATCGAACCGACGACATCCCATAACCGTACTCATCAATCGTTTTCTTGGCGGCTTCAACCACCCGGGGATGAGATGACAATCCGAGATAGTTATTTGCGCAAAAATTGATTACTTCAGCCCCTTTCGTCGTTTTGATGACGGCACCCTGAGGCGTTGTTATGACACGCTCCTCTTTATACAGTCCATCTTTTTTGATTTGATCCAGTTCAGCTTGCAGATCGTCTTTCAGATTTGAATACATGTTGTGGCAGATTTATTTGATGAGTTGCTCTATTTTCGAATTGAAAATAAGAAAAAATGAGGAGTCTTTTGGCAGATGTAACATCGTATTTAGAGATTATCAATCCCTACTCTAAAATCGAACCGAGGTAAAATTTATTTGTGTAAGTAGATCTAAAGATATTAGATCTTTAACAGATCATAATTTATTGGATAACCTTTGTAGATTTTAACCGTACAAATCCCTATCTAACCAAAAATCATTAATCTATTCCTTCTTTATGGATGCAGATCTTCTTACCTGGATTTTTCTCGGTGGCGGCCTTTTGTTGATGCTGCTCGAATTGGCACTTCCGGGAGGTGTTGCCCTATTCCTGGGATTCAGTGGAATAACAGTCGGTGTGCTTCGGTTTTTAGGACTTCTTTCAAGCACCGGAGCCTCTATCGCTGTATGGCTGATACTGTCCGTGGTCCTTACCATTGCAATTCGTCCGTTTATAAAAAAATATTTAAAACCGGAGAGTTATTTTAAGTATGCGGACGAGGATTACGAAGCGATGGATCAAATAGTTGAAGTCATCGAAGAGATCAATGAAGAGGATAACAGCGGGAGAATTCGGCTTGACGGAACAAGCTGGAGAGCCAAATCTCTTGACGGCACCATCAAAGCGGGTGAAAAAGTACGAATCCAATACCGCGAAAACACAACCTGGATTGTAGAAGCCCTGGGCGTAAAAGAGCCATCAAAAGAACAACTTAAAAACCGAAATAGAAACTGATTATGTGGACAGCACTACTCATATTTTTTGCAATCCTTTTTGTGATTATAACTCGACTTTTCATCATTGTGGAGTTCCGTGAAGAGGTCATCCAGGAGCGTCTTGGAAAATATAAAAAAACGCTATCTCCGGGCTTTCATTTTATGATACCCTTTGTTGATCGTGCCGCATACCGGCAGGAGATGCGAGAACAGGTGATTGATGTACCGAGCCAAACCTGTATTACCAAAGATAATATTGAAGTGGCCGTTGACGGGCTGATCTACATTAAGGTGATGGATGCGTACCGCGCCAGCTACGGAATTTCGAATTACATAGCCGCGGCAGTTAATCTTGCGCAAACCACCATGCGGAGCGAAATCGGTAAAATTACGCTCGACGATACGTTTTCGGAACGGGATATGATGAACGAGAATATTGTGGAAGAGATCGATAAGGCCGCCGACCCCTGGGGAATTAAGGTAATGCGGTACGAGATCAAAAATATTAGTCCCTCCAATGATATTGTAGATACCATGGAGAAGCAGATGGAGGCCGAGCGTGAAAAGCGTGCTGAAATCACAAATTCTGAAGGGTACAGGGAAGCACGGATTAACGAATCAAAGGGAGAGCAACAAAGCCAGATTTTAATCTCAGAAGCTCAGCGGCAGCGTAGAATCAACGAAGCTAAAGGACGGGCAAAGGAGATTGAGTTGATTGCAACCGCAACTGCCAATGGAATCCGGCGGGTTTCCAAAGCCATTGAAAAACCGGGCGGTGATATAGCCGTCAAGACAAAACTTGTAGAGCAGTATATCGACCAGTTTGGCAAAATTATTAAGAGTACAAATGTTTCAGTTCTCCCAACAGAGACTGCCAACCTAAAAACATTTTTTGAGGGCGTTGGAACACTTAATCGACACACTCAAAACAGTCATTCATCTTCATCAGCTAATCCGCAGGGGCCAACATCATGAGTGCATTAAATATTTTTAGCCAGGTTGTACTGGCGATTTTTGCGATCTATCTGACGTTTAAATTTTTACAGGCACTACGCCTTGTGCCCAATCAATACGCGCACATCGTGGAGCGTCTCGGGAATTACCACAAAACGCTTGGACCCGGATTTCACGCCCTGATTCCTTTTGTGGATAAGGTCGTTTACAAGCAGGACCTGCGTGAGGAAACCATTGAGGTAGAACCCCAGGAATGTTTCACCAAAGACAATGTAAAAGTTGAGGTGGATGGTGTTCTTTATCTTAGCGTAGTCGATCCCGTGAACGCCAGTTATGGGATCACCAACTATCGATACGCCGCAGTGCAACTCGCGCAAACCACCACGCGTTCTGTGATTGGACTTCTGGACCTTGACGAAACGTTCGAGGAACGAGCCAAGATGAGCAAGAAAGTGGTTGAAGTGTTGGGAGATGTGGAGCGCTTGTGGGGAATTCGCGTGCATCGATATGAAATCAAAAACATCAATACTCCCCGTACCGTACAAAAAGCGATGGAGCGTCAAATGACGGCTGAAAGAGAGCGACGGGCCGTAATCGCTAAATCTGAAGGTGTTCGGGACTCAAACGTAAATGACGCCCAGGGACGAAGAGCCGAAATGGTAAACATCTCCGAGGCAGAAATGCAGCGCAGAATAAACGAAGCGGAAGGTTGGGCCAATGAGATTGAGGCGATCGCCGAAGCCACCGCCGTTTCCATCGAGCAGATAGCCGATGCCATATCACAGCCTAAGGGGAAAGAGGCGATGAAACTGCAGCTAAAACAGAAATACTTAAAAGTACTGGACGGACTGGGCAAAGATGAGAATCAAATCATTTTGCCGAAAGACATCACAAACTACGATTCATTGATAGAAGGCCTTTCCCTCGAGCAGCTTGACGAGGTTGAGGATACACCTAAAAAGTAGTCAACATTTTACCAGACAAAAGGGAATTTCCTGCTTCGTGAATTTTAACTTCGATTCACAAAATGGGTGTTCCCTTTTACGCTTTCGTGAATAGCCGCTTTTGCTACCGTATCGGGTCCGTAGCAGTTATTCAGGCAGTCGGCCGCACGGGTCAGTCCCCTCAAATCGTTATCTTCCTGAAAAAATAGCTCGCCCTGTTCCGTCTGCTGCATTTCGATGGTGTGCAGACCAATTCCCCTGATTTTGATATTTCTCTCCAGTGCACTGTTCACAATTCGCATCGCCTCAGTCAGGCATGCGTCCAGTACGTAGTCGTCCAGATTGGTAAATCCCGCTGTGGTAAAGGTAAAAGAGTGCCCTTCCCAATGCGCCTCTTGGTAACGAATATGACACCCCCAACGCCTTGCTTTTCGCTGATATCCGCGCATTCGGTAGCAGACCTTCCGTACGGCTTTTACAATCTCCCCTTTCACTTCAATGGGATTGTCTGTCCAGTCCGAAAACGTGTGCATGTAGCTTACTTCATCCGGAATATGAACCTCATCGATCAGCACCCGCGCCTTGTCACGTCCGGCTACCGTTTCCCAGAAGAGCTGTCCCTGCATCTCACCAAAAAGTTTCTGAAACGGACCTTTCCCCTGCTTGATGGCATCCCCGATGGTGTGAATATTGTACTTCTTCAGGTGTTCGTATCGCCTCCGCCCTATACCCCACACCTCATCAATCGGGAGCGGGTAGATATATTGGGCGGCATCATCCGGTGTGAGAATCAGAGAAAGCCCTTTTGGCTTCTGCAGATCTGACGCCAGTTTTGAATAGGTTTTACTGGTTGCAATGCCCACCGAACAGACAAGCCCAAGCCTCCGATAAATTTCCTCTTTCAGTTTCCGGGCATACGCCTCCAGTTGCGAGCGAGCCTTTCTGAGCAGAAATGTGATGTCCATGAAGTACTCATCCATCGAGTATTTCTCCACTTCCGGTGAGTAGGAGTCGAGAATCGATTTCAGTTGTCGGCTGATCGCTTTGTACTTATCATAGTCGATCTGTTTAAACACCAGGTATGGACAAATTTGTGACGCCTCAAACGCGCTCATGGCAGTTTTCACCCCCAGGGCACGCGCCTCGTAGCTGGCCGTTGCCACAATACCACGTGCCACGCCGTTCGGTTTTCTCCATCCTCCCATCGCTACCGGTAACCCGTACAGGTTGTAGGCCTGCTGTTCAACCTGAGCATAAAAACAGTTCATATCCAGATGCAGATATAATCTCTTTTTACGGGAAATGTGCTGATGCTCTTTCGCTACCGTGCTGTATAGCGTTATGCGATGCACATCCTGTTCCAGATCATAATCGGTATACTCTTTCGGGTCCATACCACAGTATAAAAAGTTTATTTACATATTTCATACATATATTTTGTAATTGTCATTCCGCAATGATCAAGACTAAACGAGACACCAAAATTCTCCCTACCTTTACCGTTCAATAAACCCCGACTGACATATAAATGACTGACTATGTGCGGACGCTATGTTTTAAAAATCACCTTGCAGGAGCTCCAACAGAAATATGGGGCAACTCCCGAAGGAATATTTACCATTGAAGAGAATTACAATGTTGCTCCAAGCCTGCATATGCCGGTCATTGTTCAGCAGGGAGACCAGCGAAAGATTGACAAGTATCGCTGGGGACTGATTCCATTCTGGGCAAAAGAGATCAACTCGGGCTACTCGATGATCAATGCCAGGGCGGAATCGCTTGAACAAAAGAAGTCTTACGCTTCCCCCTTCAAATCAAAACGATGTGTGATACCGGCCAATGGTTTTTATGAATGGAAGAAAGCCGGCGGAGAAAAAATCCCTCATTACATTACTCAAAAACGGTCGGAGTTGATAAACTTTGCCGGGCTCTATGAGGAGTGGAAACCACAGAAAGAGGGCGAGGCTCCCATCAAAAGTTTCACCATTATCACAACCGATGCCAACAAACCCATTTCTGAACTTCACGACCGGATGCCGGCCATGCTGCTGGATGAAGAACTGGATATCTGGCTCGACCCGGAAAACAAGGATACAGACTCCCTCAAAGATCTGCTGCGTCCATGGCCAAATGATGACATCTCTTTCTATCGGGTAGGCAAAGAGGTGAACAGCGCCAGAAATTCAGGCAAGCAACTCATCAACCCCTACCGGGATCTTTTCTCATAAAGTTCTGCATACATATTGATATATGTGTGATATATGTTTAAACTGTTTCTCCATAATATTAGAGGAAGCAGTATGAGCAAAAAAGAGAAATATCCGCCCATTAACGTACTTAATGTCATGCGGGGATTCCGCACCCCCGATCTGCCTCACGCAGTTACGCCCTACCGGTTTGAACTTCGCAACGGAGAGAAGCACCGCATTAAACAAATCCGGCAAACGCATCGCGAAAGGGTCGGCAAAGCTTACCACTACCACTATGTAGTTTTGACCAAAAAGGAGCGATATTTTCACCTCGTTTTTGATTCCGGTACCATGATCTGGCGCGTAGTACAGGAGGTGGACAGTGAACTGTTTTTTGGATAAAACCGAAGATTTGCGCCAAAAGAAAAGCCTCAACCCAGAATCGGATTGAGGCTTTAAAATCAAACTGAATAGTCAGTCTGGGTTTTATGGGGGTGGAATTACATCATTCCTCCCATGCCGCCCATTCCTCCCATTCCGCCCGGCATACCACCTGGCATTCCGCCATCGTCGTCATCATCATTCTTTGATGGTTTGTCGACGACTACAGCTTCGGTTGTCAGCATCAAGCCGGCAACTGAGGCAGCATTTTCAAGTGCGGTTCGGGTTACTTTCGTTGGGTCGATAACACCCGCTTTGATCAGATCTTCGTATACTTCGGTACGAGCGTTGTAACCGAAAGCGTCTTTTCCTTCAAGCACTTTCTGTACAACGATGGATCCTTCAACACCGGCGTTGTTTGCAATAGCTCTCAATGGAGCTTCAAGCGCACGCTTAATGATGTTGAATCCAACTTCCTGATCGCCGTTTTCAGCTTTCAGTTTATCGAAAACTTTCAACGTTCTCAGGAATGCCACACCACCGCCGGGAACAATTCCCTCTTCTACGGCAGCACGTGTTGCGTGCAGGGCATCTTCAACGCGAGCTTTCTTCTCTTTCATTTCAACTTCAGAAGCAGCTCCGATGTAAAGTACTGCAACTCCGCCGCTTAGTTTGGCAAGACGCTCTTGCAGCTTCTCACGGTCGTAGTCAGAAGTTGTGTTCTCGATCTGAGATTTAATCTGATTGATACGTGCTTTAATGTCATCAGACTTGCCATTACCGCCAACGAGAGTTGTATCGTCTTTAGTAATGTTTAGTCGATCTGCTGTACCGAGGAAGTCGAGAGTCGCATTTTCAAGCTTGTAACCGCGCTCTTCGCTGATTACGGTACCGCCGGTCAGAATTGCGATATCTTCGAGCATTGCTTTTCTTCTGTCGCCAAAGCCCGGAGCTTTTACAGCTGCAATCTTCAATGATCCGCGCAGTTTGTTCACAACCAGAGTAGCCAGTGCTTCGCCTTCAATATCTTCGGCGATAATCAGCAGCGGCTTGTTGGTTTGAATCACTTTCTCAAGGATTGGAAGCAGGTCCTTCATCGCAGAGATCTTCTTGTCGAAAATCAGGATGTAAGGATCTTCCATTTCAGTGGTCATATTCTCACTGTTGGTCACAAAGTATGGAGAGAGGTATCCTCTGTCGAACTGCATACCTTCTACAGTTTCGAGGTAGGTTTCAGTACCTTTTGCCTCTTCAACGGTAATCACACCATCTTTACCAACTTTCTCCATAGCATCGGCAATGTTATTACCGATCTCTTCGTCGCCGTTTGCAGAAATGGTTCCAACCTGACGGATACTGTCGAGACTGTCGCCAACAGGTTTGCTCAGAGCCTTCAGCTCTTTTACAACCGCATCAACCGCAGTTTCAATACCACGCTTCAGTTCCATTGGGTTTGCACCGGCAGTAACGTTTTTCAGACCGGTTTGAATAATGGACTGAGCCAATACGGTAGCCGTTGTTGTACCGTCACCCGCATTGTCATTTGTTTTAGACGCAACTTCACGTACCATCTGTGCGCCCATATTTTCAACCTTATCAGAGAGTTCAATCTCTTTAGCTACGGTTACACCATCTTTGGTTACGGTTGGTGCTCCGAAAGATTTCTCAATAACTACATTTCTTCCGCGAGGGCCCAATGTAACTTTAACTGCGTTCGCAAGCTTATCCACGCCGCGTTTTAGTGCGTCGCGTGCTTCCGCATCGTAATGAACTAGTTTTGCTGACATAATTTTAAATTGTTTTGTTAGTGTTTATTAAATCGTTTTTGACAAATGCTGTTAGGATACAATACCGAGAATGTCTGATTCTCTCATAATCAGATACTCTTCACCATCAAGAGTAACTTCGGTTCCGGAATACTTTCCGTAGAGGACTTCATCTCCTTTCTTAACAGACATGTCGATCTTGTTCCCGTTTTCAACTTTTCCGGGACCTGCCTCAACCACGGTTCCCCGTTGTGGTTTCTCTTTTGCAGTGTCAGGGATGATAATTCCGGAGCTGGTTTTTTCTTCAGCTTCGATCGGGCGAACAAGCACTCGATCGCTTAATGGTTTTATACTAGCCATATTATGACTCCTTACTTATTAGGTTTTTGGTTAATCGTTAATTTTTTGTCACGCATAGAATGCGCTTTTTCTTCTGCCTTGATGTCTGCAACATCCGTACCAAAACCAAAGAAGTGCCAAATGGTATTCGAATTGTTAAAATGAAGGGGTTACATCAGATCAAACAGACATATAAGTCATGAAAATGTGCCAAGTTGTTCAAGGCGGGCTGTCAACTTTTCATACATGTCGGGCGTCAGTGCTTCGGCTCGTAAGTTAAAGTCGAATTCATCTTCCGGCAACTCCGCATCCAACCGCCTCAGGGCATTGCTCAATTTCTTTCTTCTCTGATTGAACGCCATGCGCACAACCGTTTTTAAATTCTTATCCGAACATGTCATATCCGGCCTGTCGAATGTCAATTTTAACACGGCGCTGTTCACATTTGGCGGCGGTGAAAAAACACCGGGCGGAACATCAAACAAAATCACCGGACTGCTCATCAGCTGAGTCTGAACACTCAATATTCCGTACTCTTTACTTCGCGGGTCGGCCACAATTCTCTCTGCTACCTCTTTCTGCATCATCAACAGTGCAGATTGAATATGCTTTCTATACTCCAAAACTTTAAATAAAATCTGACTGGTGATGTAGTACGGAAGATTCCCAACTACATGAACAGGCTTGTCGGCAACTACAAATTCGGACCAATCGCTTTTTAAAATATCCCCATGAACAATTTTCAGATTCGGATGCTCTGCCGAAAGATGCTCAACCATTCTCTGATCAATCTCCACGGCCACTACATCATCATACTCTTGCAGTATCAAACCGGTAATAGCACCTGCTCCCGGACCAATTTCCACAATTCTGTCGCTCTTTTGAGCCGGGATGGAATCCACAATTTTCCGGATCATATTGGGATCCTTCAAAAAATGCTGGCCTAAACTTTTTTTTGTTCTGGGATGATTCGCCATTCGTTGCGTATTATATCTAAATGAAGATCTGGTTGAATTTGATTAGATTAACTTAAAGGATTTTTTAAACATTTATGGATGATGTGCAAAATCAATTTATATCATCCGCTCACTTAGTAGATTGCTCTTGTTATGGAACTCAATCCTTTCGACACCGAACAGTTAGGTATTCAGACCTTAGAAAAGAGTCTGATGAAGACCAAATCAGCCCGTTCACTGAAAATCGGTCTGCCTAAAGAAACTTCAAATGATGAGCGGCGAATTTCTCTTACTCCCGGAGGTGTCTCCATTCTTGTGGCAAATGGCCATGAAATTTATGTTGAAAAAAATGCAGGAGCAGATGCACACTTTTCAGATAATGAATATGCCGAAGCCGGTGCAGAAATCGCTCATAGCGCAGAAGAACTTTTCAAAAAGTCTGAAATGATCGTAAAGGTGGCACCTCCCACCAAAACTGAACTTGGCTGGATGCAGCCAAATCAGATTTTACTGTCAGCCCTTCATCTTGGCCACACTACGCCCGATTTTTTGAATTCACTCATTAAGAAAGGAGTCTGCGCCATCGGATATGAGTACATTAAAAGCCGCGACAATGAGTTCCCGATTGTTCGGATGATGCACGAAATTACGGGATCAATGGCTGTTCAGATCGCTGCACACTATTTAGAAAATAGCAGCGACGGACAGGGAATTATGTTAGGAGGCATTTCCGGAATTCCGCCGGCAACCGTCGCCATTTTAGGTGCCGGAATTACCGGAGAGTATGCTGCCCGAACCGCTCTCGGTTACGGAGCACAGGTTTTTGTGATGGATAACGATCTCGCCATGCTTCGCCGTCTCGAAAATTCTTTTGATCGACGAATTATTACCGCTACGGCAAATCATCAATATCTCTCCACCGCTTTGGATTTTGCTGATGTAGTAATTGGCGCTGCCATGACAGAAGGTGAACGTGCACCCTGCTGGGTGACAGACCCGATGGTTCAATCTATGAAATCGGGCAGTGTAATTGTCGATACCGTTATCGACCAGGGCGGATGCATTTCTACCAGCGTACCGACTACACACTCCAATCCGGTTTTTAAAAAATATGATGTGGTTCACTACTGTGTTCCCAATATTCCATCCAACGTAGCCCGCACAGCCACGTACGCACTAAACAACGTAATCGTCCCCTACCTTGTTGATTTGGGAGACGCAGGAGGCATTGAGGAGTGTTTATGGAATAATACAGCTCTTCGGAATGGCGCCTATATTTACAAAAAGCACCTGACGAAAAAAGGCCTTGCCGAACAGTTTGAAATGCCGTACCGGGATATCGAAATGCTAATTGCGAGCCAGATTTAACTTTCTGTAAAAGTGAAAAGGCAAAAGTAAAAAACTATTTCACACTTTTTTGATATTACACTTTTCACTTTTTCGGTTTGCCTTTTGACGGATCACCTTACATATCAAAGAATAAACAACTTTCACAATGCCTGCTTCTGAACTGAGCGAAAAAAATTATCGCCGAATTGCATTTATTAACTGGGCGCTCTCCGTTCCTCTTTTACTGATCTTTGCCTGGCCTTATTATTTCCTGTGCAATTCTATCGGAATCAGTAAAATTATCTCTTATCCGGGTTCTATACTTTTTGCATTACCTTTTATGCTCACCATTTTACATGGGCACGTAACCACTGCTATGGGAGCGCTTCATCGGCAACACTACTACAACTGGCTGAAAAGTCACCCCTTTACTTTTGGTGTCCTTTTCCATCCGGTTATTGCCAGTACTCGCTTCAGATTAGTACTCTTTCTATTAAGTACGATTCTTTTAGGAATTGGCTATATCGTAATTTAATTACAGAAATAAATAGGGTGAGTGTTTTCTCACCCTATAAATTCTACTAATACGCCTTTCCTTTTTTGATATCCTCAACAACAGCCGGATCGAGAAGTGTGGAAGTATCCCCGATATTTTCCAAATCCTTGGCCGCAATTTTCCTCAGAATTCTTCTCATAATTTTCCCGGATCGTGTCTTGGGTAAACCGGATACAATCTGGACTTTATCAGGTTTGGCAATTGGGCCGATGATTTTGGTTACCAGATCATGTATTTCGCCCTTAAAGGCTTCGGGATCTTTAGGATCTTTTTCACAAACCATAAATGCAAAAATCCCTTGCCCCTTCACGTCATGCGGATATCCAACAATGGCCGCCTCCACAATATTCGGATGCTCATCGATGGCATTTTCAATTTCAGCCGTACCGAGTCGGTGACCTGATACATTCAATACATCATCCACACGTCCGGTAATACGGTAGTAACCGTCTGCATCCCGCCGGCAGCCATCACCTGTAAAATAGTACCCTTTGTACGTGCTCATGTACGTTTTTAAGTAGCGCTCATGATCACCCCAGATGGTTCGGGCAATTCCCGGCCAGGGATGTT
This portion of the Rhodohalobacter barkolensis genome encodes:
- a CDS encoding SOS response-associated peptidase, whose amino-acid sequence is MCGRYVLKITLQELQQKYGATPEGIFTIEENYNVAPSLHMPVIVQQGDQRKIDKYRWGLIPFWAKEINSGYSMINARAESLEQKKSYASPFKSKRCVIPANGFYEWKKAGGEKIPHYITQKRSELINFAGLYEEWKPQKEGEAPIKSFTIITTDANKPISELHDRMPAMLLDEELDIWLDPENKDTDSLKDLLRPWPNDDISFYRVGKEVNSARNSGKQLINPYRDLFS
- the groL gene encoding chaperonin GroEL (60 kDa chaperone family; promotes refolding of misfolded polypeptides especially under stressful conditions; forms two stacked rings of heptamers to form a barrel-shaped 14mer; ends can be capped by GroES; misfolded proteins enter the barrel where they are refolded when GroES binds), with the translated sequence MSAKLVHYDAEARDALKRGVDKLANAVKVTLGPRGRNVVIEKSFGAPTVTKDGVTVAKEIELSDKVENMGAQMVREVASKTNDNAGDGTTTATVLAQSIIQTGLKNVTAGANPMELKRGIETAVDAVVKELKALSKPVGDSLDSIRQVGTISANGDEEIGNNIADAMEKVGKDGVITVEEAKGTETYLETVEGMQFDRGYLSPYFVTNSENMTTEMEDPYILIFDKKISAMKDLLPILEKVIQTNKPLLIIAEDIEGEALATLVVNKLRGSLKIAAVKAPGFGDRRKAMLEDIAILTGGTVISEERGYKLENATLDFLGTADRLNITKDDTTLVGGNGKSDDIKARINQIKSQIENTTSDYDREKLQERLAKLSGGVAVLYIGAASEVEMKEKKARVEDALHATRAAVEEGIVPGGGVAFLRTLKVFDKLKAENGDQEVGFNIIKRALEAPLRAIANNAGVEGSIVVQKVLEGKDAFGYNARTEVYEDLIKAGVIDPTKVTRTALENAASVAGLMLTTEAVVVDKPSKNDDDDDGGMPGGMPGGMGGMGGMGGMM
- a CDS encoding alanine dehydrogenase; this encodes MKTKSARSLKIGLPKETSNDERRISLTPGGVSILVANGHEIYVEKNAGADAHFSDNEYAEAGAEIAHSAEELFKKSEMIVKVAPPTKTELGWMQPNQILLSALHLGHTTPDFLNSLIKKGVCAIGYEYIKSRDNEFPIVRMMHEITGSMAVQIAAHYLENSSDGQGIMLGGISGIPPATVAILGAGITGEYAARTALGYGAQVFVMDNDLAMLRRLENSFDRRIITATANHQYLSTALDFADVVIGAAMTEGERAPCWVTDPMVQSMKSGSVIVDTVIDQGGCISTSVPTTHSNPVFKKYDVVHYCVPNIPSNVARTATYALNNVIVPYLVDLGDAGGIEECLWNNTALRNGAYIYKKHLTKKGLAEQFEMPYRDIEMLIASQI
- the groES gene encoding co-chaperone GroES; this encodes MASIKPLSDRVLVRPIEAEEKTSSGIIIPDTAKEKPQRGTVVEAGPGKVENGNKIDMSVKKGDEVLYGKYSGTEVTLDGEEYLIMRESDILGIVS
- the rsmA gene encoding 16S rRNA (adenine(1518)-N(6)/adenine(1519)-N(6))-dimethyltransferase RsmA codes for the protein MANHPRTKKSLGQHFLKDPNMIRKIVDSIPAQKSDRIVEIGPGAGAITGLILQEYDDVVAVEIDQRMVEHLSAEHPNLKIVHGDILKSDWSEFVVADKPVHVVGNLPYYITSQILFKVLEYRKHIQSALLMMQKEVAERIVADPRSKEYGILSVQTQLMSSPVILFDVPPGVFSPPPNVNSAVLKLTFDRPDMTCSDKNLKTVVRMAFNQRRKKLSNALRRLDAELPEDEFDFNLRAEALTPDMYEKLTARLEQLGTFS